One region of Ornithorhynchus anatinus isolate Pmale09 chromosome X5, mOrnAna1.pri.v4, whole genome shotgun sequence genomic DNA includes:
- the PEX11B gene encoding peroxisomal membrane protein 11B isoform X2 has translation MDGWVRFSGQSQARERMCRAAQYACVLLGYSLRKHGASEAALDQIKQLEGHFGVVRKLLRLGNSVDALESAKRAVHLSDVVLRFLITVGHLNRAMYFACDNVLWAGRAGLAPRLDHDKWTRRSFRYYLFALIMSLSRDAYEIRLLMEQEASGRRAKGGEGGAGRGPLAALGLQLRLAGRVLRAHPPLLLDLVRNGCDLAIPLDRLGLLRSGPGVVGCCGLLSSVLSILALLHPWLKLKP, from the exons ATGGACGGCTGGGTCCGCTTCAGCGGCCAGAGCCAGGCCCGGGAGCGGATGTGCAG GGCGGCCCAGTACGCCTGCGTCCTCCTGGGCTACTCCCTGCGGAAACACGGGGCCAGCGAGGCCGCGCTCGACCAGATCAAGCAGCTGGAGGGCCACTTCGGGGTCGTCCGCAAGC TGCTCCGCCTGGGCAACTCGGTGGACGCCCTGGAGTCGGCCAAGCGTGCCGTCCACCTGTCGGACGTGGTCCTCCGCTTCCTCATCACCGTCGGCCACCTCAACCGCGCCATGTACTTCGCCTGCGACAACGTGCTgtgggccggccgggccgggctggccCCGCGTCTCGACCACGACAAGTGGACCCGGCGCTCCTTCCg gtaCTACCTCTTCGCGCTGATCATGAGTCTGAGTCGCGACGCCTACGAGATCCGGCTGCTGATGGAGCAGGAGGCCTCGGGGCGACGGGCCAAggggggcgagggcggggcgggccggggtcccctGGCCGCCCTGGGGCTCCAGCTGCGCTTGGCCGGCCGGGTCCTGCGCGCCCACCCGCCCCTGCTCCTGGACCTGGTCCGCAACGGCTGCGACCTGGCCATCCCGCTGGACCGACTCGGCCTCCTGCGCTCCGGGCCCGGGGTCGTGGGCTGCTGCGGCCTCCTCTCCTCCGTCCTCTCCATCCTCGCCCTGCTGCACCCCTGGCTCAAGCTCAAGCCCTga
- the PEX11B gene encoding peroxisomal membrane protein 11B isoform X1 encodes MGKSRWKGGKSPFSQLFLDSPPPSRGPGGKGTPIFTDRAAPSGSSRGPQRRPVFPSRTPLNLNSFVTRPVPPGLGAAQYACVLLGYSLRKHGASEAALDQIKQLEGHFGVVRKLLRLGNSVDALESAKRAVHLSDVVLRFLITVGHLNRAMYFACDNVLWAGRAGLAPRLDHDKWTRRSFRYYLFALIMSLSRDAYEIRLLMEQEASGRRAKGGEGGAGRGPLAALGLQLRLAGRVLRAHPPLLLDLVRNGCDLAIPLDRLGLLRSGPGVVGCCGLLSSVLSILALLHPWLKLKP; translated from the exons ATGGGGAAATCGAGGTGGAAGGGGGGCAAGTCGCCGTTCTCCCAACTTTTCCTTgactccccgcctcccagccgcggtccgggggggaaggggacccccATTTTCACCGACCGCGCAGCTCCTTCTGGATCGAGTCGTGGGCCGCAGCGTAGACCTGTCTTCCCCAGTAGGACCCCCTTGAACCTGAACTCATTCGTTACCCGCCCTGTTCCCCCGggtttggg GGCGGCCCAGTACGCCTGCGTCCTCCTGGGCTACTCCCTGCGGAAACACGGGGCCAGCGAGGCCGCGCTCGACCAGATCAAGCAGCTGGAGGGCCACTTCGGGGTCGTCCGCAAGC TGCTCCGCCTGGGCAACTCGGTGGACGCCCTGGAGTCGGCCAAGCGTGCCGTCCACCTGTCGGACGTGGTCCTCCGCTTCCTCATCACCGTCGGCCACCTCAACCGCGCCATGTACTTCGCCTGCGACAACGTGCTgtgggccggccgggccgggctggccCCGCGTCTCGACCACGACAAGTGGACCCGGCGCTCCTTCCg gtaCTACCTCTTCGCGCTGATCATGAGTCTGAGTCGCGACGCCTACGAGATCCGGCTGCTGATGGAGCAGGAGGCCTCGGGGCGACGGGCCAAggggggcgagggcggggcgggccggggtcccctGGCCGCCCTGGGGCTCCAGCTGCGCTTGGCCGGCCGGGTCCTGCGCGCCCACCCGCCCCTGCTCCTGGACCTGGTCCGCAACGGCTGCGACCTGGCCATCCCGCTGGACCGACTCGGCCTCCTGCGCTCCGGGCCCGGGGTCGTGGGCTGCTGCGGCCTCCTCTCCTCCGTCCTCTCCATCCTCGCCCTGCTGCACCCCTGGCTCAAGCTCAAGCCCTga